Proteins encoded within one genomic window of Lysinibacillus sphaericus:
- a CDS encoding AAA family ATPase has translation MALPPNKPKKTIETPRNYFIWGPTMNGKSYLASEFPNPVIFNTDGNAAQIETPSVDLKNERDPKTGAIKKTVVEQMLELIKDLEKGGHGFETVVIDVIDDLVTLIEQAICEENDVDYIGDVPYGKGWGLRKTFITSIVVRLKALPMNVIYISRYATKLENNVEKPIPSLGDKDLNVVNGNCDLNIMCQKIGKKYLRRVVDRRKNYQRDWIEDERILNILDSVIGAFDKGNATAPQPKVEESTTPVEEKKTLNELAEEVSAETNVEPKYTGMYCAVCGEPQFETESGDVCVNYHGGAESIQSEEAEKLKQKITENNSDPGIEQYVNDNPPPANAPNTTVKAPRTARPGAPRAPRAPRTK, from the coding sequence ATGGCACTACCACCAAACAAACCAAAGAAAACAATTGAAACACCACGTAATTATTTCATCTGGGGACCAACAATGAATGGTAAATCCTATTTAGCTAGTGAGTTTCCTAATCCAGTTATTTTCAATACAGATGGGAATGCAGCGCAAATTGAAACACCATCAGTTGATTTGAAAAATGAACGTGATCCAAAGACAGGTGCAATTAAAAAGACTGTTGTTGAACAAATGTTAGAGCTTATTAAAGACTTGGAAAAGGGCGGTCATGGTTTTGAAACTGTGGTTATTGATGTAATTGATGATTTAGTAACCCTAATTGAGCAAGCAATTTGCGAAGAAAACGACGTTGATTATATTGGTGACGTTCCATATGGAAAAGGCTGGGGTTTACGTAAAACTTTCATTACTTCTATTGTGGTTCGACTTAAAGCCCTACCGATGAACGTTATTTATATCAGCCGTTATGCTACTAAGCTTGAAAATAACGTTGAAAAGCCAATCCCATCACTAGGGGATAAGGATTTAAATGTTGTAAATGGTAACTGCGATTTAAACATTATGTGCCAAAAAATCGGTAAAAAATATCTTCGTCGTGTTGTAGATCGCCGTAAAAATTATCAACGTGACTGGATTGAAGACGAGCGTATTTTAAATATTTTAGATTCTGTTATCGGTGCATTTGATAAAGGGAATGCTACAGCTCCACAACCTAAAGTAGAAGAATCTACAACACCTGTAGAAGAAAAGAAAACACTAAATGAATTGGCTGAGGAAGTATCGGCAGAAACAAATGTAGAGCCAAAGTATACAGGAATGTATTGCGCTGTATGTGGTGAACCGCAATTTGAAACTGAATCAGGTGATGTATGTGTTAACTATCATGGTGGAGCTGAATCTATTCAGAGTGAAGAAGCAGAAAAATTAAAACAAAAGATTACTGAAAATAATAGTGATCCTGGCATCGAACAATATGTGAATGACAACCCACCGCCAGCCAATGCACCGAATACAACTGTAAAAGCACCACGTACAGCGAGACCAGGTGCTCCAAGGGCACCGCGAGCTCCACGTACTAAATGA
- a CDS encoding YqaJ viral recombinase family protein, which translates to MFQTDDKNVTENRRSFVGGSDVPIILGLSKYKSQYELAKEKTGLVPTVFEGNEYTVYGQTMEPQIRDYINVINETNFQPDTVIDKELGIRGNCDGADKTELLLLEIKTHGKKPTMEVYKAQMQLYMYVFDLPAGWLALYERPDNFDAEFDPELLKIEVIHFDEAYANQILQAIELFWKRCEALKQNPEMSEADFYSITLEEKNEIAIVASKVEAFEVQMQSYKEIETQYKAIKDKLYQLMMEHKVKSFETDQCTITLVLPTESTSIDSKALRESHPRIAKRFEKVTPKKGYAKISMKKVKEAK; encoded by the coding sequence ATGTTCCAAACAGATGATAAAAATGTCACTGAAAACCGCCGTTCTTTTGTAGGAGGTTCGGACGTTCCTATAATTTTAGGCTTAAGCAAATACAAATCACAATACGAGCTTGCAAAAGAAAAAACGGGATTAGTACCAACTGTATTTGAAGGAAATGAATATACGGTATATGGACAAACAATGGAGCCACAAATTCGTGACTATATTAATGTAATAAACGAAACGAATTTTCAACCGGATACTGTGATAGATAAAGAACTTGGTATTCGTGGTAACTGTGATGGTGCTGATAAAACGGAATTGTTGTTACTTGAAATTAAAACACATGGGAAAAAACCAACAATGGAAGTTTACAAGGCACAAATGCAACTTTACATGTACGTATTTGATTTACCTGCAGGATGGTTGGCTTTATATGAACGTCCAGACAATTTCGATGCTGAATTCGACCCAGAGCTTTTAAAAATTGAGGTCATCCATTTTGACGAAGCATACGCAAATCAAATTTTACAAGCCATTGAGTTGTTCTGGAAACGTTGCGAGGCATTGAAACAAAATCCGGAAATGTCCGAAGCTGATTTTTATTCTATTACTTTAGAAGAAAAAAATGAGATTGCTATTGTTGCTAGTAAGGTAGAGGCATTCGAGGTGCAAATGCAATCGTATAAAGAGATTGAAACGCAGTACAAAGCTATAAAGGACAAACTTTATCAATTAATGATGGAACACAAAGTGAAATCATTTGAAACGGACCAATGCACAATTACTTTGGTTCTTCCTACTGAATCGACCTCAATAGATTCAAAAGCTTTACGTGAATCACATCCACGAATTGCTAAAAGGTTTGAAAAAGTAACACCTAAAAAGGGCTATGCAAAAATTTCTATGAAAAAAGTGAAGGAGGCTAAATAA
- a CDS encoding helicase-related protein, with protein MSHTVSKMSEIISTDSMLYEYQKDVLQKAKANYLYALDTGTGKTILSIHHYLLHSNGEPLLIVAPPQKIKEGGWDRDIQTVANYYGIEISYDLLSYGKLFADWKKYKGWFVIFDECHYVKTSTSQRGKAAKNLVKASTYFVLLSATPSSNGWGDTINYFIMFNLAQSKTQFEREYGVFDTLYLGQRRVNKVVGWTRENVLKQMYQSFSVKLSKDDCLDLPPMVIEDVFFKRSNEYLKLKKDRILEVDGEKVVYDTYPKLAQGLRFYANQKNKLEYIEMLAESTNENIIIFYNFKAEKEALLLLMTKLKKKVFEVSGQRSELPARNTWPKLKGSVTLVQYQAGAAGIELQYANLVIFYTPTYSLQDYEQSLGRAYRNGQDKKVTVYHFITKDTIEELIYGALKTKKDFTDELFVRYLEG; from the coding sequence TTGTCGCATACAGTGTCGAAGATGTCCGAAATAATCTCGACCGATTCCATGTTATATGAGTATCAAAAAGATGTGCTACAGAAAGCAAAAGCAAATTATTTATATGCGCTTGATACTGGCACAGGGAAAACTATTTTATCTATTCACCATTATTTGCTCCATAGCAATGGAGAGCCACTTTTGATTGTGGCACCACCACAAAAAATAAAAGAAGGTGGATGGGATAGGGATATTCAAACGGTCGCTAATTATTACGGTATTGAAATTAGTTACGATCTATTGTCTTATGGCAAGTTATTTGCAGATTGGAAGAAATATAAAGGATGGTTTGTCATATTCGATGAATGCCATTATGTAAAAACATCCACATCACAGCGTGGTAAGGCTGCTAAAAACTTAGTTAAAGCCAGTACTTATTTTGTACTCTTATCTGCAACACCGTCAAGCAATGGGTGGGGCGATACAATAAACTATTTCATTATGTTTAATTTGGCGCAAAGTAAAACGCAATTTGAGCGGGAATATGGAGTATTTGACACACTTTATCTTGGTCAACGCCGAGTGAATAAAGTTGTTGGGTGGACACGTGAAAATGTGCTCAAACAAATGTATCAATCTTTTAGTGTGAAACTATCTAAGGATGATTGTCTGGATTTACCGCCAATGGTTATTGAAGACGTATTTTTCAAGCGATCCAATGAGTATTTGAAGTTAAAGAAAGATCGCATTTTAGAAGTTGATGGTGAAAAGGTTGTCTACGACACTTATCCAAAGCTTGCACAGGGGTTACGATTCTATGCCAATCAAAAGAACAAGCTCGAATATATTGAAATGCTAGCTGAAAGTACCAATGAAAACATTATTATTTTTTATAACTTTAAGGCTGAAAAAGAAGCGCTGCTTTTATTAATGACTAAGTTGAAGAAAAAAGTGTTCGAGGTGAGTGGTCAACGATCTGAACTGCCAGCTCGTAATACATGGCCAAAGTTAAAGGGGAGTGTGACCCTTGTTCAATACCAGGCTGGTGCTGCAGGAATTGAATTGCAATATGCCAACCTTGTTATTTTCTATACACCAACTTATAGCTTGCAAGATTACGAGCAGTCATTAGGTAGAGCGTATCGTAATGGCCAAGATAAAAAGGTCACAGTCTATCATTTCATTACCAAAGATACAATCGAGGAATTAATATACGGTGCCTTGAAAACAAAGAAAGATTTCACGGATGAGTTGTTTGTTCGTTACTTGGAGGGGTGA
- a CDS encoding VRR-NUC domain-containing protein has protein sequence MTRKPLEKTIENQIKKWLDSQGYWWMKVHGDMFQKSGIPDILACINGKFVGIEVKRPGGVVSELQKYNIEKIQAAGGVAFVAYSVEDVRNNLDRFHVI, from the coding sequence ATGACGAGAAAACCACTCGAAAAAACAATTGAAAATCAAATAAAGAAATGGCTCGACTCGCAAGGTTATTGGTGGATGAAAGTGCATGGCGACATGTTTCAAAAGTCAGGAATACCTGACATCCTAGCTTGTATCAATGGAAAGTTCGTAGGCATTGAAGTAAAGCGACCAGGTGGCGTTGTGAGCGAGCTACAAAAATACAATATCGAAAAAATTCAAGCTGCTGGAGGTGTAGCATTTGTCGCATACAGTGTCGAAGATGTCCGAAATAATCTCGACCGATTCCATGTTATATGA
- a CDS encoding DUF6877 family protein: MNIKPVPVALVGEALTSVTPLYELHQIACELPLNVLSDVKQRIGDWLASGGKETDPYIKQQVAYAKKVYQALRGGE, from the coding sequence ATGAACATTAAACCAGTACCAGTTGCATTAGTCGGTGAAGCCTTAACAAGTGTTACGCCATTATATGAGCTACACCAAATTGCCTGCGAGTTACCTTTAAACGTTCTATCAGATGTTAAACAGCGAATAGGTGACTGGCTAGCGAGTGGTGGAAAAGAAACAGATCCATACATTAAGCAACAAGTTGCATATGCAAAGAAAGTTTACCAGGCATTGAGAGGAGGTGAATGA
- a CDS encoding helix-turn-helix domain-containing protein: MEKITLSVNEVAGLIGVGKTTIYTMARQNEIPHKKVRGRILFHRQTIEDWLITNTEGENK, translated from the coding sequence GTGGAAAAAATAACTTTATCAGTTAATGAAGTTGCTGGATTAATTGGTGTAGGTAAAACAACTATTTACACTATGGCTCGTCAAAATGAGATTCCACATAAAAAAGTGCGTGGTCGTATTTTGTTTCATCGTCAAACTATTGAAGATTGGCTAATTACTAATACAGAAGGTGAAAACAAATGA
- a CDS encoding helix-turn-helix transcriptional regulator: protein MQWNLLMLRKKNKLYQEHVAKILGISVGSYGMKERGEVEFTADEMFKLSDYFKLSMEQIFLPRNLGNTEFL, encoded by the coding sequence ATGCAATGGAATTTGCTGATGCTCCGTAAAAAAAATAAACTTTATCAAGAACATGTAGCAAAGATATTGGGTATTAGCGTAGGTTCGTACGGAATGAAAGAAAGAGGAGAGGTCGAATTTACAGCTGATGAAATGTTTAAGCTTAGTGATTATTTTAAATTATCTATGGAGCAAATTTTTTTACCGAGAAATCTCGGTAATACCGAATTTTTATAA
- a CDS encoding helix-turn-helix domain-containing protein, whose product MMDKIEKDLAIFVGEKVKFFRKKKKMTQKELGAKISKSDNTISNYEKGLIAPSQDALFALAEALDIKVDDLFPKRDTSESLHQALLDSNENFDINDMLFLKQLMEYIQTLDENSRKHLLGNIEIAVELFKKQH is encoded by the coding sequence ATGATGGATAAGATAGAAAAAGACTTAGCTATATTTGTAGGTGAAAAAGTTAAATTTTTTAGGAAGAAAAAAAAGATGACTCAAAAAGAGTTAGGTGCAAAAATCAGTAAAAGCGATAATACCATTTCTAATTACGAAAAGGGTCTTATCGCTCCATCTCAAGATGCTTTATTTGCTTTGGCTGAGGCATTGGATATTAAAGTTGATGATTTATTTCCAAAGAGGGATACTTCTGAATCACTACATCAGGCATTACTTGATTCAAATGAAAATTTCGATATAAACGACATGTTATTTTTAAAACAACTAATGGAATACATTCAAACACTTGATGAAAACAGTCGTAAACATTTACTTGGAAATATTGAGATTGCGGTTGAGCTTTTCAAAAAGCAGCATTAA
- a CDS encoding helix-turn-helix transcriptional regulator yields MTYQVGRCQLRELLLKNDMTQVELAEKLSIMPQQIQHYIQNNRVMSLKVAKNISTILNCNIEELYEWIEDGT; encoded by the coding sequence TTGACTTATCAAGTCGGTAGATGCCAACTTCGAGAATTGCTCTTAAAAAACGATATGACACAAGTAGAGTTAGCTGAAAAATTAAGTATTATGCCTCAACAAATACAACATTATATTCAAAATAATCGAGTCATGTCGCTAAAAGTAGCAAAAAACATATCTACAATTCTTAATTGTAATATTGAAGAACTGTACGAATGGATTGAAGATGGCACTTAA
- a CDS encoding tyrosine-type recombinase/integrase, whose translation MANIVQRGENSYQFTVSLGKDSRGKYPRVTKTYIVENKFTPKQLKEYLDSEYLKFKNEVLSGNYIQPQKMIFSDFAEEWEKKYASTLGKTTFGNHRRKLRDHILPVIGHVEMSKINEMILLDLLSNLKRKDGKEGNLSFHSKQDIYRTLQSIFKYATKWKIIKNNPMDGIGKPKATDTEEENGDLKVYDENEIVQLMQLLQSEQPIWKLFFTLALVAGLRRGELLGLEWKNVDMVNNQIEIKQAIVLTENGPHIKKTKSRTSKRIVTLPVSMIEELKTYRKKWVKDKLKFADKWEEEEYEWVFCNEKGQHLHPSSPTNKWSKFLKVNEFKYIRLHDLRHTSASLLIAQGVHAKIISERLGHSDISITMNTYGHAFKSADRAAADKLEILFQPQTKTN comes from the coding sequence ATGGCGAATATTGTACAGAGAGGCGAAAATTCATACCAGTTCACTGTAAGTCTTGGAAAGGACTCTAGAGGCAAGTACCCACGTGTTACAAAAACATATATCGTGGAGAACAAATTTACACCAAAGCAATTAAAAGAGTATTTGGATAGTGAATATCTAAAATTTAAAAACGAAGTATTATCAGGAAATTACATTCAACCACAAAAGATGATTTTCTCTGATTTTGCTGAAGAATGGGAAAAGAAATATGCATCTACACTTGGAAAAACTACTTTTGGAAACCACAGGAGAAAATTGAGAGACCATATACTTCCAGTGATAGGGCATGTGGAAATGAGTAAGATTAATGAAATGATTCTTCTTGATTTATTATCAAACTTGAAACGCAAAGATGGTAAAGAAGGTAATTTATCGTTTCATTCTAAACAAGATATCTACCGTACCTTGCAAAGCATATTTAAGTATGCAACAAAATGGAAAATAATAAAAAATAACCCTATGGACGGTATAGGAAAACCAAAAGCTACAGATACAGAAGAAGAAAATGGAGATTTAAAAGTATATGACGAAAATGAAATAGTACAATTAATGCAACTTTTACAAAGTGAGCAACCTATTTGGAAACTTTTTTTTACACTTGCATTAGTGGCTGGGTTAAGACGCGGAGAATTGTTAGGTTTAGAGTGGAAAAACGTAGATATGGTTAACAATCAAATCGAGATTAAGCAAGCAATAGTTTTAACTGAAAACGGACCTCATATCAAAAAAACAAAATCAAGGACATCTAAACGAATTGTTACATTACCTGTGAGTATGATTGAAGAATTAAAAACCTATCGAAAAAAATGGGTAAAGGATAAATTGAAGTTTGCTGATAAATGGGAGGAAGAAGAATACGAGTGGGTTTTCTGCAATGAAAAGGGACAACACTTGCACCCTTCTAGTCCAACAAATAAATGGAGTAAGTTCCTAAAAGTTAACGAATTTAAATATATTCGATTGCATGACCTACGTCATACATCTGCAAGTCTTTTAATAGCTCAAGGTGTGCACGCTAAAATTATATCTGAGCGTTTAGGGCACTCTGATATATCAATTACGATGAACACATACGGTCATGCTTTCAAGTCGGCGGATCGTGCAGCAGCTGATAAATTAGAAATTCTATTCCAACCGCAAACTAAAACCAACTAA
- a CDS encoding methyltransferase domain-containing protein, translated as MNKINLLSRIQYLYKHENKNIIQYLKKISNTSSNSIEDILISYDFQAGNYTKSYKENPNAKKHHLKNLIEVLDDLNGCKTILEVGVGEATSLLEIIKSSRVNYDKIFGFDLSWSRIKYAKKLLEEGQLSEVELFTGDLFNMPLANNSIDLVYTVHALEPNGGKELEALKELYRVASKYVVLVEPYYEGANSEAKERMDRLGYIKGLEDKINQLGYKILLNKALNNDMNPLNPANIIVIEKQKDDHKPPAILCCPVTKSPLKFIKGCYYSEESLLAYPLIDGIPCLLSNNAIIATKFLDD; from the coding sequence ATGAATAAAATAAATTTGTTAAGCAGAATACAATATCTTTACAAGCATGAAAATAAAAATATTATTCAATATTTAAAGAAAATATCTAATACAAGTTCGAATTCAATAGAAGATATTTTAATTAGTTATGATTTTCAAGCAGGTAATTATACAAAATCTTATAAAGAAAATCCAAATGCAAAAAAACATCACTTAAAAAATCTTATTGAAGTGTTAGATGATTTAAATGGTTGTAAAACTATTTTAGAAGTAGGTGTTGGGGAAGCCACATCATTATTAGAGATTATTAAATCAAGTCGTGTAAACTATGACAAAATTTTTGGTTTCGATTTATCATGGTCGAGAATAAAATATGCTAAAAAATTATTAGAAGAAGGTCAATTATCAGAAGTTGAATTATTTACAGGTGATCTATTTAATATGCCTTTAGCCAATAATTCAATTGATTTAGTCTATACTGTGCATGCTTTAGAACCTAATGGCGGCAAAGAATTAGAAGCATTAAAGGAACTATATAGAGTTGCAAGTAAATATGTGGTCTTAGTAGAGCCTTATTATGAAGGGGCAAATAGTGAAGCAAAAGAAAGAATGGATAGATTAGGGTATATAAAAGGATTAGAAGATAAGATAAATCAATTAGGATACAAAATTCTTTTAAATAAGGCATTGAATAATGATATGAACCCATTAAATCCAGCAAATATTATAGTGATAGAAAAACAAAAAGACGACCATAAACCACCAGCTATTCTTTGTTGTCCAGTTACAAAATCTCCATTAAAGTTCATTAAAGGGTGTTATTATTCTGAAGAGAGTTTATTAGCATATCCATTAATTGATGGAATTCCGTGTTTGTTAAGCAACAATGCAATAATTGCTACAAAATTTTTGGATGATTAA
- a CDS encoding nucleotidyltransferase family protein, whose translation MVYTDWENNLILLLSKESLSYVEVDTLKQLLKMPLDWVRVIGLLKMHHIFPNVSVIIRKYIVDETNFEYGYVKLKTMANLEYKLHKEIANEQLQHQLQLIEILNRAEIPYALLDGLPNCQTIYKDSLHSPYYDSKVLVNYKDKGKVVQCLQSIGYMPYNANVNLDTGDRILENLKPLDLVKSTEMKFLSIFKIRLQFFPYSFGERNLQEDVTEELLKNVQILTIDGVQFKVLLWEDTLLSLCVDVYKDKKYNKDVSLFKYTDIYRLIKSKDINWDVFIKKVKTHNVEYLAFEVLYEVEELYYPLIPLLTLKELSADKFIKEDVVVNQNHNEWHEDLLSKLLN comes from the coding sequence TTGGTATATACTGATTGGGAAAATAATCTTATATTATTACTCTCGAAAGAAAGTTTATCGTATGTAGAGGTTGATACTTTAAAACAATTACTTAAAATGCCTTTAGATTGGGTACGAGTAATAGGGCTATTAAAAATGCATCATATTTTCCCAAATGTATCTGTAATTATAAGAAAGTACATAGTGGATGAAACTAACTTTGAATACGGGTATGTAAAATTAAAAACAATGGCTAATTTAGAATATAAATTGCACAAAGAGATCGCCAATGAACAGTTACAACATCAATTACAGTTGATAGAAATATTAAATAGAGCAGAAATTCCGTATGCTTTATTAGACGGGCTGCCAAATTGCCAAACGATCTATAAGGACAGTCTTCACAGTCCGTACTACGATAGTAAGGTGTTAGTGAATTATAAAGATAAAGGCAAGGTCGTACAATGTCTACAGTCTATTGGTTACATGCCATATAACGCTAATGTGAATTTGGACACTGGGGATAGGATACTTGAAAACCTAAAACCGCTTGATTTAGTTAAATCCACCGAGATGAAATTTTTAAGTATATTTAAAATTAGATTGCAATTTTTCCCATATTCATTCGGTGAGCGTAATCTTCAAGAAGATGTAACGGAAGAATTGCTAAAAAATGTACAAATATTAACAATAGATGGGGTTCAATTTAAAGTTTTGTTATGGGAAGATACGTTACTCTCTTTATGTGTAGACGTTTATAAGGATAAAAAATATAACAAGGATGTATCTCTTTTTAAATATACGGATATCTATCGGCTAATTAAGTCAAAGGATATAAATTGGGATGTTTTTATTAAAAAAGTTAAGACGCACAATGTGGAGTATTTAGCATTTGAGGTCCTTTACGAAGTTGAGGAATTATATTATCCACTAATACCGCTGTTAACACTAAAAGAGTTGTCTGCGGATAAATTCATTAAAGAAGATGTAGTTGTCAATCAGAATCATAATGAATGGCATGAGGATTTGTTAAGTAAGTTATTAAATTGA
- a CDS encoding MFS transporter: MLEHNKSERKTSRSVFTALTVVFVTILTSTPVFLPGAVNDLIRKDTGFSVGAIGVTITLYWLGSLMGAYISRQINSHHSIDKIIGIAVLVTAFSLFLTFVYPEIGLWVGAAFGGAVYGYSQPFTNMLIIRRCPEKIQGFAFGLKQAAIPAATLFCSLSVPFLAVPIGWRNLFGLVAGLTLFYGIILLMNSKDDEHGNAKKKNATKLRLNRHLMLLAIAGGLGAAIGNSLGGFLITSLTHGGITLVKASMVAAVASITNILVRVFAGLAIDRFRGLEKILLLSMFIVGSLGTAALTMPSHTLQVVGAILAYGGGWGWAGLLHYVTGAAYPGREGQATAISQMGVSLGAAVGPLIFGFVFTTLGSNVAWFLMSIAGILACISVVESYRVNAKETPIQEKFS; the protein is encoded by the coding sequence TTGTTAGAGCATAATAAATCAGAAAGAAAAACATCAAGAAGTGTTTTCACAGCGCTAACCGTAGTTTTTGTTACGATTTTGACTTCAACTCCTGTATTTTTACCAGGTGCAGTAAATGATTTAATAAGGAAGGATACAGGATTTAGTGTTGGAGCTATAGGCGTAACAATAACATTATATTGGTTAGGATCTCTTATGGGAGCCTATATTAGTAGGCAAATAAATAGCCATCATTCCATAGATAAGATAATAGGTATAGCAGTTCTAGTTACTGCATTCAGCCTTTTCTTAACGTTCGTATATCCGGAAATTGGGTTATGGGTAGGTGCTGCTTTTGGGGGAGCTGTCTACGGGTACAGTCAACCATTTACTAATATGCTAATTATCAGACGGTGCCCGGAGAAGATTCAAGGATTTGCGTTTGGGTTGAAACAAGCAGCCATACCTGCAGCAACTTTGTTTTGTAGCCTTTCTGTTCCTTTTTTAGCGGTGCCTATAGGATGGAGAAATCTATTCGGACTTGTTGCTGGACTAACTTTATTCTATGGCATAATCTTACTGATGAATTCAAAAGATGATGAACATGGCAATGCTAAAAAGAAAAATGCAACAAAACTACGCTTAAATAGACATTTAATGTTGTTGGCGATAGCAGGTGGCCTAGGCGCTGCAATTGGAAATAGCTTAGGTGGATTTTTGATTACGTCTCTAACACATGGAGGAATTACATTAGTAAAGGCTAGTATGGTGGCCGCAGTTGCATCGATAACAAATATTCTAGTAAGGGTTTTTGCTGGGTTAGCAATTGACCGTTTTAGAGGGCTTGAAAAAATATTGTTACTATCAATGTTTATCGTTGGATCATTAGGTACAGCAGCATTAACCATGCCTTCACACACTCTACAAGTAGTAGGGGCTATTCTAGCCTATGGTGGTGGCTGGGGCTGGGCTGGATTACTACACTATGTAACAGGAGCTGCTTATCCTGGAAGAGAAGGGCAAGCAACTGCTATTAGTCAAATGGGTGTTTCTCTAGGGGCAGCTGTCGGACCATTAATTTTTGGTTTTGTGTTTACAACTTTAGGTTCCAATGTAGCTTGGTTTCTAATGTCTATTGCTGGAATACTAGCATGTATATCAGTAGTAGAATCGTATCGAGTGAATGCTAAAGAAACGCCTATCCAAGAAAAGTTTAGTTAG